In Myxocyprinus asiaticus isolate MX2 ecotype Aquarium Trade chromosome 8, UBuf_Myxa_2, whole genome shotgun sequence, a single genomic region encodes these proteins:
- the arfip1 gene encoding arfaptin-1 isoform X3: MAEEAHRTPAAQISVTRNGEADQIHEEVFQRDVQRSISSGPITSHSHNSPENCATTEGVIQVGPYTGAANQATTPTVVPSPAAASRLARSISDSQEEAQKDALRGQQKGGAVVLADDMKGPAIEKLELVRKWSINTYKCTKQILSEKLGRGSRTVDLELEAQIELLQDNKRRYEHVIKLAQTLAIQLGQMLLTQRQLGDTFADLSLKTPELHEEFGYNAETQKHLAKNGETLLGAINFFISNVKTLVDKTIEDTMINIKQYETARIEYDAYRTDLEELNLGPRDANTLPKIELSQQQFQIHREKYEKMRNDVSVKLKFLEENKVKVLHNQLILFHNAVAAYFAGNQQQLEKTLKQFHIKLKLPGGDIPSWLEEH; this comes from the exons GATGTGCAGCGTAGTATCTCTTCTGGACCAATCACATCACACTCCCACAATTCACCTGAAAACTGTGCAACAACTGAAGGAGTGATCCAAGTGGGGCCCTACACAG GGGCGGCAAACCAGGCCACCACACCTACAGTTGTTCCCAGTCCTGCAGCAGCCAGCCGGCTAGCTCGCAGCATCAGCGATAGTCAGGAGGAGGCGCAGAAAG ATGCTTTGAGAGGGCAGCAGAAGGGAGGAGCAGTCGTCCTTGCTGATGACATGAAGGGTCCTGCCATTGAGAAATTGGAGCTGGTGAGGAAGTGGAGCATCAACACTTACAAA TGCACAAAGCAAATCCTGTCTGAAAAGTTAGGCCGCGGCTCCCGTACAGTGGATCTGGAGCTGGAGGCTCAGATCGAGCTTCTTCAGGACAACAAACGCAGGTACGAACATGTGATCAAACTGGCCCAGACGTTGGCCATTCAGCTGGGGCAGATGCTGCTGACACAGAGACAGCTAGGAGATACATTTGCTGACCTCAGTCTCAAGACACCTGAGCTacat GAGGAATTTGGCTACAATGCCGAAACCCAAAAACACTTGGCAAAAAATGGAGAAACTCTTTTAGGAGCGATCAACTTCTTTATCTCCAATGTTAAAACTCTAGTGGACAAAACCATAGAGGATACTATGATCAACATTAAGCAATATGAGACGGCGAG GATTGAGTATGATGCATATCGCACAGATTTAGAGGAGCTCAATCTGGGTCCACGGGATGCCAACACACTGCCCAAGATTGAGCTGTCTCAGCAACAGTTCCAGATCCACCGTGAAAAATATGAAAAGATGCGCAATGACGTCTCAGTCAAGCTTAAGTTTCTGGAGGAAAACAAG GTGAAGGTTTTACACAACCAGCTGATTCTCTTCCATAATGCTGTCGCCGCATACTTCGCCGGCAACCAGCAGCAACTGGAGAAGACCCTTAAACAGTTCCACATCAAACTAAAGTTACCAGGAGGAGACATCCCCTCTTGGCTAGAGGAGCACTGA